Proteins from one Candidatus Hydrogenedentota bacterium genomic window:
- a CDS encoding IMP cyclohydrolase → MADQDLKKMYRTRTEGDFPETIDVIGRAYVKVEDLRYGTNPHQPAAYYRPADGEGLVLGAYRMLKTGKAGLSQTNLEDMQHALGILKFMPRPACAVMKHCNPSGVALQNGGQPLVEVYQRARDADAQAAFGSVCAFNREVDGDTAAEIMQTIVECVVAPAFAPGALEAFQDADRFKRNRDIRIIQTPGFDALPKYVDDTPRAWEMKVFDDGSIVLAKPYLSRVRSTADLVPAYNDHPKKGRMDIARVATPQELDDLLFAWYVNIHVRSNGVVIARNGQTLAVGTGEQDRVGAVQQAIAKAKAKYKGAESLEGAVMASDGFFPFRDAVDAATGAGITAIVQPGGSMNDYEAIEACNEAGAAMLFTLERCFSHH, encoded by the coding sequence ATGGCCGACCAGGACCTCAAGAAAATGTACCGCACCCGGACCGAGGGGGACTTCCCGGAGACGATAGACGTGATCGGGCGCGCCTATGTGAAGGTGGAGGACCTGCGCTACGGCACGAACCCGCACCAGCCGGCGGCGTATTACCGTCCGGCGGACGGCGAGGGGCTCGTGCTCGGCGCCTACAGGATGCTCAAGACCGGCAAGGCCGGCCTGTCGCAGACCAACCTCGAGGACATGCAGCACGCCCTCGGCATCCTTAAGTTCATGCCGCGCCCGGCTTGCGCCGTCATGAAGCACTGCAACCCCTCCGGCGTGGCGCTGCAGAACGGCGGCCAGCCGCTTGTGGAGGTGTACCAGCGCGCGCGCGACGCGGACGCGCAGGCGGCCTTCGGCAGCGTGTGCGCGTTCAACCGCGAGGTGGACGGCGACACGGCGGCGGAGATCATGCAGACCATCGTGGAGTGCGTGGTGGCGCCGGCCTTCGCACCCGGGGCCCTGGAGGCGTTCCAGGACGCCGACCGCTTCAAGAGGAACCGCGACATCCGCATCATCCAGACGCCCGGATTCGACGCGCTGCCGAAATACGTGGACGACACGCCGCGCGCGTGGGAGATGAAGGTGTTCGACGACGGCAGCATCGTGCTGGCGAAGCCCTACCTGTCGCGCGTGCGCTCCACGGCCGACCTCGTGCCCGCCTACAACGACCACCCGAAGAAGGGCCGCATGGACATCGCCCGCGTGGCGACGCCGCAGGAGCTCGACGACCTGCTCTTCGCGTGGTATGTGAACATCCACGTGCGGTCGAACGGCGTGGTCATCGCGCGCAACGGCCAGACCCTCGCCGTCGGCACGGGCGAGCAGGACCGCGTGGGCGCGGTGCAGCAGGCCATCGCCAAGGCCAAGGCGAAGTACAAGGGGGCCGAGTCCCTGGAGGGCGCCGTCATGGCGTCCGACGGCTTCTTCCCATTCCGCGACGCGGTGGATGCCGCCACGGGCGCGGGGATCACGGCCATCGTGCAGCCCGGCGGCAGCATGAACGACTACGAGGCCATCGAGGCCTGCAACGAGGCCGGCGCGGCCATGCTCTTCACCCTGGAGCGCTGTTTCTCCCACCACTGA
- a CDS encoding penicillin-binding protein activator LpoB: MRNLVALALCLVVAMICGCATSGVDNPGGIGPRRVDPSQPSKGEGTGVGSQDLQEVSDKMARSVLSTPAIANAQTPPVIGLLPVVNDTRFPINKDIFNKRIKALLNTQCRGAVQFVARDRIEAVEREREMKREGMVGSSGEGIMAGVDYFLTGELTGLSQASSTGQSDYILYTFRLINAETGIEEWEEFSEIKKEGVEDAAYR, encoded by the coding sequence ATGAGAAATTTGGTCGCGTTGGCGTTGTGTCTGGTTGTTGCGATGATATGCGGTTGCGCCACATCAGGGGTCGACAACCCCGGAGGCATAGGTCCGCGCAGGGTTGATCCGAGCCAGCCGAGTAAGGGTGAGGGCACTGGGGTGGGATCACAGGATCTTCAGGAAGTGAGCGACAAGATGGCTAGGTCTGTTCTTTCAACCCCCGCGATTGCCAACGCCCAAACTCCTCCGGTTATAGGATTGCTTCCGGTGGTGAACGACACGCGATTTCCAATCAACAAGGACATATTCAATAAACGTATAAAAGCCTTACTTAACACCCAATGCAGGGGGGCGGTTCAGTTTGTCGCACGTGACCGGATAGAGGCGGTGGAGAGAGAGCGAGAGATGAAGCGCGAGGGCATGGTCGGGTCTTCGGGTGAAGGTATTATGGCGGGAGTCGATTACTTTCTTACGGGAGAGCTTACGGGGCTTTCGCAAGCTTCTTCCACAGGTCAATCTGACTACATTCTCTATACATTTAGGCTGATTAATGCGGAAACGGGGATAGAGGAGTGGGAAGAGTTCTCTGAAATAAAAAAGGAAGGTGTTGAGGACGCAGCCTATAGGTAA
- a CDS encoding Gfo/Idh/MocA family oxidoreductase: MEISRRHFLNSSAAVLAAGVMAHGRVWGANEKIGVCVVGVNGRGGSHIEGFSKSPDSEVVALCDVDARVLERVAKQVEKETGKKPKTYRDMREAFADPDVDAVGIATPNHWHTLAAVWAAQAGKHVYVEKPATHNIYEGQQLVAAAEKYNVVIQHGTQSRSDRQWLRDIALLQSGEIIGPLYMARGLGYKNGNRGAIGNEPDSDAPETLDWDLWQGPASRKPFNKMYHPYNWHWFWHWGNGEIGNQGIHQLDIAAWGMNRGLPVRVDSVGGRYTYEDAGETPNTNVATFIYEDGTMLVFEVRNRWTNDEGGRMLGDKFAGGVGVGNLFYGDGGYYVEDQGFFDKKNEPIPVDNAKYPFPESKGCWQNFLEAVKANDKTKVYGDMKAAHVSSGMAHLAGISYRLGTSLKFDPKTETFTGAPSEANAMLTREYAKGFEVPKLA; encoded by the coding sequence ATGGAGATTTCCCGCAGGCATTTTCTTAACTCGTCGGCGGCGGTGCTGGCGGCGGGCGTCATGGCGCACGGGCGCGTCTGGGGCGCCAACGAGAAGATCGGGGTGTGCGTCGTGGGCGTGAACGGCCGCGGCGGCTCGCACATTGAGGGGTTCAGCAAGAGCCCGGATTCGGAGGTGGTGGCGCTGTGCGACGTGGACGCGCGGGTGCTGGAGCGCGTGGCGAAGCAGGTGGAGAAGGAGACCGGGAAGAAGCCGAAGACCTACCGCGACATGCGGGAGGCCTTCGCGGACCCGGATGTGGACGCGGTGGGCATCGCCACGCCGAACCACTGGCACACGCTGGCGGCGGTCTGGGCGGCGCAGGCGGGCAAGCATGTCTATGTGGAGAAGCCGGCGACGCACAACATCTACGAGGGCCAGCAGCTGGTGGCGGCGGCGGAGAAGTACAATGTGGTGATCCAGCACGGCACGCAGTCGCGCTCGGACAGGCAGTGGCTGCGCGACATCGCGCTGCTCCAGTCGGGGGAGATCATCGGGCCGCTGTACATGGCCCGCGGCCTCGGCTACAAGAACGGGAACCGCGGCGCCATCGGCAACGAGCCGGACTCGGACGCGCCCGAGACGCTCGACTGGGACCTCTGGCAGGGGCCGGCGTCGCGCAAGCCGTTCAACAAGATGTACCACCCCTACAACTGGCACTGGTTCTGGCACTGGGGCAACGGCGAGATCGGCAACCAGGGCATCCACCAGCTGGACATCGCGGCGTGGGGCATGAACCGGGGCCTGCCGGTGCGGGTGGACAGCGTGGGCGGCCGTTACACCTACGAGGACGCGGGCGAGACGCCGAACACGAACGTGGCCACGTTCATCTACGAGGACGGCACCATGCTGGTCTTCGAGGTGCGCAACCGCTGGACCAACGACGAGGGCGGCCGCATGCTCGGCGACAAGTTCGCGGGCGGCGTCGGCGTGGGCAACCTATTCTACGGCGACGGCGGCTACTATGTGGAGGACCAGGGCTTCTTCGACAAAAAGAACGAGCCGATCCCGGTGGACAACGCGAAATACCCGTTCCCGGAGTCGAAAGGCTGCTGGCAGAACTTCCTGGAGGCGGTGAAGGCGAACGACAAGACGAAGGTGTACGGCGACATGAAGGCGGCGCACGTCTCCTCCGGCATGGCGCACCTGGCGGGCATCTCCTACCGCCTGGGCACCTCGCTGAAGTTCGACCCGAAGACCGAGACCTTCACCGGCGCGCCGTCCGAGGCGAACGCGATGCTCACGCGCGAGTACGCGAAGGGCTTCGAGGTCCCGAAACTCGCCTGA